A part of Primulina eburnea isolate SZY01 chromosome 10, ASM2296580v1, whole genome shotgun sequence genomic DNA contains:
- the LOC140842709 gene encoding LOW QUALITY PROTEIN: GCN5-related N-acetyltransferase 6, chloroplastic-like (The sequence of the model RefSeq protein was modified relative to this genomic sequence to represent the inferred CDS: deleted 1 base in 1 codon) — translation MWSEKICMSAAVVLQSPDFSRNSSHGIRVNHTISSSWAMVSSKSIPATKEKELSEDLRKLYTPETDKFSPLNIKFDRLQRADQGDGLEYGQFVAREAQIDEEYWAAAWLRADAHWENQENDRYAESYKKQFAEQEFNSLKTRCKAQLEEKCNCIVMASEDRTVKHNVLKSVIGTVDLSYGYLSHGQSFPWERIKAPLFGFVDRKPSSKFGYIANLCVAKSARRKGIARNMLQFAISLAKGHGKHKEPESLYGVKQVFVHVDGNNKPAQVLYQKMEFEVVDAATFQLSSHQTYLLCFEIRTTN, via the exons ATGTGGTCTGAAAAGATATG CATGTCTGCAGCCGTTGTTCTGCAAAGCCCAGATTTCTCAAGAAATTCGAGCCATGGGATACGAGTAAATCATACGATTTCATCGTCTTGGGCAAT GGTGAGCTCAAAGTCTATCCCGGCAACCAAGGAAAAAGAATTATCAGAAGACCTTCGTAAACTATACACTCCTGAAACTGATAAATTCAGTCCTTTAAACATCAAATTCGACAGATTGCAGCGAGCAGATCAAGGAGACGGACTCGAGTATGGGCAGTTCGTGGCACGCGAAGCTCAAATTGATGAAGAATATTGG GCAGCAGCATGGCTAAGGGCTGATGCTCACTGGGAGAACCAAGAAAATGACCG ATATGCTGAAAGTTACAAAAAACAATTTGCAGAACAG GAGTTCAATTCGTTGAAAACCAGATGCAAAGCACAACTTGAAGAGAAATGCAATTGCATCGTGATG GCGAGCGAGGATCGAACCGTGAAGCATAATGTACTGAAGAGTGTCATTGGAACCGTGGATTTGAGCTATGGATATTTGTCACACGGGCAGTCCTTTCCATGG GAACGGATTAAAGCTCCTCTTTTTGGCTTTGTCGACAGAAAACCATCCAGTAAATTTGGTTACATT GCAAACTTATGTGTTGCAAAGTCAGCACGTCGTAAGGGTATTGCAAGAAACATGCTGCAATTTGCCATTTCCCTTGCAAAAGGGCATGGTAAGCACAAGGAACCAGAATCGCTTTATG GTGTAAAGCAGGTGTTTGTGCATGTTGATGGAAACAATAAACCAGCTCAGGTTCTTTATCAAAAGATGGAATTTGAG GTAGTTGATGCAGCAACATTTCAACTTTCTTCTCATCAAACCTACTTGCTTTGCTTTGAAATTCGAACTACTAATTAG
- the LOC140842710 gene encoding MOB kinase activator-like 1A, producing MSLFGIGSRNQKTFRPKKSSPSGSKGLQLKKHIDATLGSGNLREAVRLPLGEDLNEWLAVNTVDFFNQVNILYGTLTEFCTSLTCPTMSAGQKYEYRWADGITVKKPMEVSAPKYVEYLMGWIEAQLDDESIFPQKLGTPFPHNFLDVVKTILKRLFRVYAHIYHSHFQTIVNLKEEAHLNTCFKHFVLFTWEFKLIDRGELAPLQEIVESILQC from the exons ATGAGTCTTTTTGGGATTGGAAGCAG AAATCAGAAAACATTTCGTCCCAAGAAGAGTTCTCCTTCTGGAAGTAAG GGCTTGCAACTTAAGAAGCACATTGATGCCACTTTGGGTAGCGGCAATTTGAGAGAGGCTGTGAGACTTCCACTCGGCGAGGATCTTAACGAGTGGTTGGCAGTAAATA CTGTGGACTTTTTTAATCAAGTAAATATCCTGTATGGCACTCTCACAGAGTTCTGCACATCGTTAACGTGTCCAACAATGTCGGCCGGACAAAA GTACGAGTACAGATGGGCAGATGGGATCACCGTGAAGAAACCTATGGAGGTTTCTGCTCCAAAATATGTCGAGTATTTAATGGGCTGGATCGAAGCTCAGCTTGATGATGAGTCCATTTTTCCTCAGAAATTAG GCACACCTTTTCCACACAACTTCTTAGATGTCGTAAAAACTATACTAAAGAGGTTGTTCCGTGTGTATGCACACATATATCACTCCCACTTCCAGACGATAGTGAATCTCAAAGAAGAAGCACATCTCAATACTTGCTTCAAGCACTTTGTTCTGTTTACGTGG GAATTCAAACTAATCGATAGGGGAGAGCTCGCGCCACTGCAAGAGATTGTTGAGTCTATCTTGCAGTGTTAG
- the LOC140803600 gene encoding growth-regulating factor 4-like isoform X2 — MMNTARSSTFPFTAVQWQELEHQALVFKYMVSGLPIPPDLLFAIRRSLDPSVNASKFLLHQPQHFGWNGFEMGFGRKMDPEPGRCRRTDGKKWRCSKEAYPDSKYCERHMHRGRNRSRKPVEVNPINATSISKNTHSFSSSDLESHFLYPHLGSTRSPGVRFPSSQDNTANFFMESSASSHPPPKDCRNSYGQGIILTMGSSVSQMKHTEYSCDVSLNIDQPKKMMHRFLDEHPHKKDTDHSWPNNPEEKRATQESTQLSISPAPNSLHNFFMTHK; from the exons ATGATGAATACTGCAAGAAGTAGTACATTCCCTTTCACCGCAGTTCAATGGCAAGAACTTGAACACCAAGCTCTTGTTTTCAAGTACATGGTTTCAGGCTTGCCCATCCCACCAGATCTCCTCTTCGCCATTAGAAGAAGTTTGGATCCTTCTGTTAATGCCTCAAAGTTCCTCCTCCACCAGCCACAACATT TTGGATGGAATGGTTTTGAAATGGGATTTGGAAGAAAAATGGATCCAGAACCAGGGAGGTGTAGAAGAACGGATGGGAAGAAGTGGAGGTGCTCTAAAGAGGCGTATCCTGATTCCAAGTACTGTGAAAGACACATGCACAGAGGCAGAAACCGTTCAAGAAAGCCTGTGGAAGTTAATCCAATAAACGCAACATCAATCTCCAAAAACACACACTCTTTTTCTTCATCTGATCTTGAATCCCACTTTCTTTATCCGCACTTGGGCTCCACTAGATCTCCAGGGGTTCGCTTTCCATCATCTCAAGACAACACTGCTAATTTTTTCATGGAATCCAGTGCTTCTTCCCATCCACCTCCCAAAGATTGCAG GAATAGTTACGGACAAGGAATAATTCTTACAATGGGTTCATCAGTGTCCCAAATGAAACACACAGAATATTCTTGTGATGTGTCTTTGAACATTGATCAGCCCAAGAAAATGATGCATCGTTTTCTTGATGAACATCCACACAAAAAAGACACTGATCATTCTTGGCCGAATAATCCCGAGGAAAAAAGGGCAACCCAAGAGAGTACTCAGCTCTCTATTTCCCCAGCACCAAACTCTTTGCACAACTTCTTCATGACACATAAATG a
- the LOC140803600 gene encoding growth-regulating factor 5-like isoform X1 has translation MMNTARSSTFPFTAVQWQELEHQALVFKYMVSGLPIPPDLLFAIRRSLDPSVNASKFLLHQPQHFGWNGFEMGFGRKMDPEPGRCRRTDGKKWRCSKEAYPDSKYCERHMHRGRNRSRKPVEVNPINATSISKNTHSFSSSDLESHFLYPHLGSTRSPGVRFPSSQDNTANFFMESSASSHPPPKDCRNSYGQGIILTMGSSVSQMKHTEYSCDVSLNIDQPKKMMHRFLDEHPHKKDTDHSWPNNPEEKRATQESTQLSISPAPNSLHNFFMTHKWYKLTIFHA, from the exons ATGATGAATACTGCAAGAAGTAGTACATTCCCTTTCACCGCAGTTCAATGGCAAGAACTTGAACACCAAGCTCTTGTTTTCAAGTACATGGTTTCAGGCTTGCCCATCCCACCAGATCTCCTCTTCGCCATTAGAAGAAGTTTGGATCCTTCTGTTAATGCCTCAAAGTTCCTCCTCCACCAGCCACAACATT TTGGATGGAATGGTTTTGAAATGGGATTTGGAAGAAAAATGGATCCAGAACCAGGGAGGTGTAGAAGAACGGATGGGAAGAAGTGGAGGTGCTCTAAAGAGGCGTATCCTGATTCCAAGTACTGTGAAAGACACATGCACAGAGGCAGAAACCGTTCAAGAAAGCCTGTGGAAGTTAATCCAATAAACGCAACATCAATCTCCAAAAACACACACTCTTTTTCTTCATCTGATCTTGAATCCCACTTTCTTTATCCGCACTTGGGCTCCACTAGATCTCCAGGGGTTCGCTTTCCATCATCTCAAGACAACACTGCTAATTTTTTCATGGAATCCAGTGCTTCTTCCCATCCACCTCCCAAAGATTGCAG GAATAGTTACGGACAAGGAATAATTCTTACAATGGGTTCATCAGTGTCCCAAATGAAACACACAGAATATTCTTGTGATGTGTCTTTGAACATTGATCAGCCCAAGAAAATGATGCATCGTTTTCTTGATGAACATCCACACAAAAAAGACACTGATCATTCTTGGCCGAATAATCCCGAGGAAAAAAGGGCAACCCAAGAGAGTACTCAGCTCTCTATTTCCCCAGCACCAAACTCTTTGCACAACTTCTTCATGACACATAAATGGTATAAACTAacaatttttcatgcataa
- the LOC140803720 gene encoding protein ELF4-LIKE 3-like, which translates to MEGGAFSSEHGEMLQTFQKSIVQVQNILDQNKLLINEISQNQESKIPDDLSRNARLIRELNDNVRRVVDLYSHLSNNLTRTTEINSVDQGESNGRAAGNNLLNSETDMKDYLEKVKARGFL; encoded by the coding sequence ATGGAGGGTGGTGCATTTTCATCTGAACATGGCGAAATGTTGCAGACTTTTCAGAAGAGCATCGTGCAAGTTCAGAACATATTGGATCAAAACAAGCTACTGATCAATGAGATTAGTCAGAACCAGGAGTCCAAGATTCCTGATGATCTGAGCAGGAATGCGCGTTTGATTCGAGAACTCAACGACAACGTCAGACGTGTCGTTGATCTTTACTCCCATCTCTCGAATAATTTAACGAGAACGACCGAGATTAATTCAGTTGATCAAGGAGAATCAAATGGAAGAGCAGCTGGGAATAACTTGCTTAACTCGGAAACAGACATGAAAGATTATTTGGAGAAAGTAAAAGCTCGAGGCTTTTTATAA
- the LOC140842711 gene encoding small ribosomal subunit protein uS3x — MATQMSKKRKFVADGVFFAELNEVLMRELAEDGYSGVEVRVTPMRTEIIIRATRTQNVLGEKGRRIRELTSVVQKRFKFPENSVELYAEKVNNRGLCAIAQAESLRYKLLGGLAVRRACYGVLRFVMESGAKGCEVIVSGKLRAQRAKSMKFKDGYMISSGQPVKEYIDSAVRHVLLRQGVLGIKVKIMLDWDPKGKQGPMTPLPDLVTIHPPKEEEVFRPATVQTTEVEV; from the exons ATGGCTACTCAGATGAGCAAAAAGCGAAAG TTTGTGGCTGATGGAGTGTTCTTTGCGGAGCTCAACGAGGTGTTGATGCGTGAGCTGGCCGAGGATGGATATTCTGGGGTAGAGGTCAGAGTTACTCCCATGAGGACGGAGATTATCATCCGTGCAACACGCACGCAAAATGTTCTTG GCGAGAAGGGGAGGAGGATTAGGGAGCTCACCTCTGTAGTACAGAAGAGGTTCAAGTTTCCAGAGAACAGCGTTGAGCTGTATGCTGAGAAGGTGAACAACAGGGGGCTATGTGCCATTGCGCAGGCCGAGTCCCTTCGGTATAAGCTCCTTGGTGGCCTTGCTGTCAGGCG GGCGTGCTATGGTGTTTTAAGATTTGTTATGGAGAGTGGAGCCAAGGGTTGTGAG GTAATTGTTAGTGGAAAATTGAGGGCTCAACGTGCTAAATCCATGAAGTTCAAAGATGGCTACATGATTTCATCTGGTCAGCCAGTCAAAGAATACATTGACTCTGCTGTGAGACATGTTCTGCTTAGACAG GGTGTACTCGGTATCAAGGTTAAAATCATGCTCGACTGGGATCCGAAAGGAAAGCAAGGTCCTATGACTCCTCTACCTGACCTTGTCACAATTCATCCTCCGAAGGAAGAAGAAGTTTTCAGGCCAGCCACAGTTCAAACAACCGAAGTCGAAGTTTGA
- the LOC140803721 gene encoding uncharacterized protein — translation MATTATSTLSMAVPLTGATLKRQPPSADGFLKPLPLKLSSNGATVSKRVGKFELNASWKEKVATGFTAGALTASMVVPDVAEAASGVSPSLKNFLLSIVAGGVVLFAIVGAVVGVSNFDPVKRS, via the coding sequence atggccACCACCGCCACTTCCACCTTGTCGATGGCGGTGCCACTCACTGGTGCCACCCTAAAGAGGCAGCCGCCAAGTGCCGATGGGTTCTTGAAGCCATTGCCGTTGAAGCTATCATCAAATGGCGCAACGGTGTCGAAGCGAGTTGGGAAATTTGAATTGAATGCTTCATGGAAGGAGAAGGTGGCAACCGGATTCACAGCAGGTGCTTTGACTGCTTCGATGGTCGTACCCGACGTGGCGGAGGCGGCTAGCGGCGTTTCGCCGTCACTGAAGAACTTCTTGCTGAGCATTGTGGCTGGTGGTGTTGTCCTATTTGCCATAGTTGGGGCGGTGGTTGGTGTATCCAACTTTGATCCTGTCAAGCGGAGCTGA